A single genomic interval of Camelus bactrianus isolate YW-2024 breed Bactrian camel chromosome 15, ASM4877302v1, whole genome shotgun sequence harbors:
- the LOC105078087 gene encoding LOW QUALITY PROTEIN: retinol dehydrogenase 12 (The sequence of the model RefSeq protein was modified relative to this genomic sequence to represent the inferred CDS: inserted 2 bases in 1 codon), producing MSLWFLLSTPVWGPGSVLLTVVLLLRLSVCIWHKCYLWDLQHCSTDLTGKTAVVTGANSGIGKSVSQELARHGACVILACRSRERGQQALDEIRAASKSNQLLLGEVDISSMASIQSFAQWLLREHPEIHLLVNNAAVCGLPTTRTPEGLDVTFATNYTGPFLLTNLLQGALQRAGAARVVNVSSFRQEKGYIDEEHLTGAGRPLTFNQNYDCSKLLLASFTGELAQRLQGTGVTVNSGDPGIVYTEIMKXFSWLYHFIFWLLSCFFKNSKQGAVPVLYLSLAKELDGISGKHFSSSGVITLAPKAARDPHVAQSLWDTSARLTNLDKMD from the exons ATGTCACTGTGGTTTCTACTCAGCACCCCAGTCTGGGGTCCCGGCTCCGTCCTCCTCACGGTGGTCCTCCTGCTTAGACTAAGTGTGTGTATCTGGCATAAGTGTTATCTCTGGGACCTCCAGCACTGCTCCACAGACCTGACCGGGAAGACGGCAGTGGTGACTGGGGCCAACAGTG GCATTGGGAAGAGCGTGTCCCAGGAGCTGGCCCGCCACGGGGCGTGTGTGATCCTGGCCTGCCGCAGCCGTGAGCGTGGGCAGCAAGCCCTGGACGAGATACGAGCAGCCTCAAAGAGCAACCAGCTCCTGCTTGGTGAGGTGGACATTAGCTCGATGGCCTCCATCCAGAGCTTTGCTCAGTGGCTTCTGCGCGAGCATCCAGAGATACACCTACTGGTTAACAATGCTGCAGTCTGCG GATTGCCCACAACACGTACCCCAGAGGGCCTTGATGTCACCTTTGCCACCAACTACACTGGACCCTTTCTGCTCACAAATCTGCTCCAAG gggCCCTACAACGGGCGGGGGCAGCCCGAGTGGTCAACGTGTCTTCCTTCAGGCAAGAGAAAGGGTACATTGACGAGGAGCACCTGACAGGGGCTGGTAGACCTTTGACCTTCAACCAGAACTATGACTGCAGCAAACTGCTTTTGGCCTCATTCACTGGGGAGCTTGCCCAGAGACTTCAAGGGACAG GTGTGACTGTGAACTCTGGGGACCCTGGCATTGTGTACACGGAGATCATGAA ATTCTCTTGGTTATATCATTTCATCTTCTGGCTCCTCAGCTGCTTCTTtaag AACAGCAAACAGGGTGCAGTCCCAGTGCTCTACCTGAGCTTGGCAAAGGAGCTAGATGGCATTTCTGGAAAACATTTTAGCAGTTCCGGTGTGATAACTCTTGCCCCTAAAGCTGCCCGAGATCCTCACGTGGCCCAAAGCCTCTGGGATACTTCAGCCCGACTAACAAATCTAGACAAGATGGACTGA
- the LOC141573378 gene encoding uncharacterized protein LOC141573378: MADKGSVSLSSAEGAPERGQPVQIRVPIRRPVRSHPAPAHHAGAQDGFACSFQQRQENQAQDSKVTRPKAEKATSPKLTVPQGGVVPGRLTEAEGAKLRAREEGEEVVGDILEELVDPVMDAACKSYLERQCIPYAVNGARETILHVVQMRFVPRDEGEPHLAEDPTWAEDEEPSPCPTDTWARAVRALLGGTEEEPRQRPGPQGSGEPGSSERASPCAWSPQGQVPGGEEAHVAAESAEDGSWCAHVEPTTQELLSCAEAQQEDKEGSTSRPIHTGAPDPQVMVAQLTKVRSSISSLYSKHPPHPGP, from the exons ATGGCGGACAAAGGCTCGGTGAGCCTAAGCTCAGCGGAGGGTGCGCCAGAGCGGGGACAGCCCGTTCAGATCCGCGTCCCGATCCGTCGGCCAGTTCGAAGCCACCCGGCGCCCGCCCACCACGCGGGCGCTCAGGATG GATTTGCCTGTTCTTTCCAACAGAGGCAGGAGAACCAGGCCCAAGACTCCAAAGTGACCCGACCCAAGGCAGAAAAGGCGACATCGCCTAAACTTACGGTGCCGCAGGGGGGCGTCGTGCCTGGACGGCTCACTGAGGCGGAGGGGGCAAAGCTGAGGGCTCGCGAGGAGGGTGAGGAGGTGGTGGGCGACATCCTGGAGGAGCTGGTGGACCCAGTGATGGATGCCGCCTGCAAATCCTACCTGGAACGGCAG TGCATTCCGTACGCAGTGAACGGGGCACGGGAGACCATACTCCATGTAGTCCAGATGAGATTTGTGCCACGGGATGAGGGAGAACCCCACCTGGCAGAGGACCCCACGTGGGCGGAGGACGAGGAACCCTCACCTTGCCCGACTGACACCTGGGCTCGTGCGGTGCGCGCCCTCCTCGGTGGGACTGAAGAAGAGCCAAGGCAAA GGCCTGGACCCCAAGGATCAGGAGAGCCAGGATCTTCAGAAAGGGCCTCACCCTGCGCCTGGAGTCCTCAAGGCCAAGTCCCAGGTGGTGAGGAAGCCCACGTTGCTGCCGAAAGCGCCGAAGATGGCTCCTGGTGTGCGCACGTGGaacccaccacccaggagctgCTTAGCTGTGCTGAAGCTCAACAGGAGGACAAAGAGGGCAGCACCTCTCGTCCCATCCACACGGGTGCCCCAGATCCCCAGGTGATGGTGGCACAGCTAACAAAAGTCAGGTCCTCAATATCATCACTCTACTCCAAGCACCCGCCCCATCCTGGGCCCTGA